In Hyphomicrobiaceae bacterium, the following are encoded in one genomic region:
- a CDS encoding methyltransferase domain-containing protein: MSEHFEAYTLGNTSEEYRRLRMQALAWEEATRRAIVKAGLGERARCLDVGCGPGEVMRLLREMTGPDSHITGVDRDGKIGREALATLKAVYGDNFAFHELDLASEAQIPGGPYDFIFARFVVFHQRDQVALLRKLWGLLKPGGKLLVMDADILAPMSVWPAWSDEIVAFIQNTLKGAGLDLATGRRMPEWFLQAGIGPHDGLDASTILLPAPEVATFANVVATSLLPAALQMGTTTQPAFDAMVAKVKEEGAKEKAWMYWPIVIATWKTKPHTS, translated from the coding sequence ATGAGCGAACATTTCGAAGCCTATACGCTCGGCAATACGTCGGAAGAATACAGACGATTGCGCATGCAGGCTCTCGCCTGGGAGGAAGCCACCCGGCGCGCCATCGTTAAAGCCGGACTGGGCGAGCGAGCGCGCTGCCTCGATGTCGGCTGCGGTCCCGGCGAAGTGATGCGGCTTTTGCGCGAGATGACTGGGCCGGACAGCCACATCACCGGTGTGGATCGCGACGGCAAGATCGGGCGCGAAGCGCTCGCTACGCTGAAGGCGGTCTACGGAGACAACTTCGCTTTTCACGAGCTTGATCTTGCGAGCGAAGCGCAAATTCCGGGTGGACCGTACGATTTTATATTCGCGCGATTTGTCGTGTTTCATCAGCGCGATCAGGTTGCGTTACTCCGCAAGCTCTGGGGCCTGCTCAAACCCGGCGGCAAGTTGCTGGTGATGGACGCAGATATCCTTGCACCGATGAGCGTGTGGCCGGCGTGGTCGGATGAAATCGTCGCATTCATCCAGAACACTCTTAAGGGCGCGGGACTCGATCTGGCCACCGGGCGGCGGATGCCCGAGTGGTTTCTTCAAGCCGGCATAGGGCCCCACGACGGGCTTGACGCTTCGACCATCCTGCTGCCAGCGCCCGAGGTTGCAACATTCGCGAATGTGGTCGCCACAAGTCTATTGCCGGCCGCGCTTCAGATGGGCACGACCACCCAGCCAGCGTTCGACGCCATGGTTGCCAAAGTCAAAGAGGAAGGCGCCAAGGAAAAGGCTTGGATGTACTGGCCGATCGTCATCGCGACGTGGAAGACCAAGCCGCACACCTCCTGA